The following are from one region of the Vicia villosa cultivar HV-30 ecotype Madison, WI unplaced genomic scaffold, Vvil1.0 ctg.001503F_1_1, whole genome shotgun sequence genome:
- the LOC131635513 gene encoding telomere repeat-binding protein 2-like, with product MVAQKRIDYGFVGYQVPTKPRAARSTRKRDTFQTRVENNQMCAIDLLATVASGTLLQEKHNPITSSDELLKKDQRGFVKEESQDANKPFKAELPDETSCEKRLQHGFVKEGCLDMNKPLKAELSDEGSSDRKCISTLSLQEFDLNSGLKESPRPEIDGRSCIASILTSSSGSERLVTDTLMDVKSHSEMKNISSKVELGSSEFPDCSDCNLDVDVSIVKDELRKSEMAIGTETGTHCFKDPIDDKPPTLVVSGGNAKLSEHDDSIPRSSLLKGCDNVSVVSRDDDENKSGCAHPSSKTKAFRPKTCIGDQRIRKRLASKYRKVARESKHETLSNNVLDRNFNTVHNGRKNSYSHQISQMNIPFKKRKIFDCSSTSNSNGNIRSGRTFYSTKNDISQGVSCSSSRMRKDPGKSSLEAYHHRSALKSRDSHVKLRIKSFRVPELFIEIPETATVASLKKAVMEAVTTLLRGGLRVGMILHGKKLRDDSKTLLQTGISHDNELDALGFTLEPNASQSLPLTCAKDSLNVPNGDTPLSLIGHPSSPAVVLPIQRIQGFSDTDHQVATLGNIVESDNDSAPSPINTSGGKKLSDSKELVTIPEMGSAGLDILPVNQSHQKPKRTEISQRRRIRRPFSVAEVEALVEAVERLGTGRWRDVKLRAFDDAKHRTYVDLKDKWKTLVHTARISPQQRRGEPVPQELLDRVLTAHAYWSQQQLKHHPETCLLL from the exons ATGGTGGCGCAGAAGAGGATAGATTATGGATTTGTTGGCTATCAGGTGCCAACAAAGCCGCGTGCTGCACGATCAACTAGG AAGAGGGATACATTTCAAACAAGGGTGGAAAACAATCAAATGTGCGCGATTGACTTATTGGCGACCGTAGCTTCCGGAACTTTATTGCAAGAGAAACATAATCCAATCACGTCTAGTGATGAATTATTGAAAAAAGATCAGCGaggatttgttaaagaagaatcCCAAGATGCAAATAAACCATTCAAAGCCGAGCTTCCTGATGAAACAAGTTGTGAGAAAAGGCTTCAACATGGATTTGTTAAGGAAGGGTGCTTGGATATGAACAAGCCGTTAAAAGCCGAGCTTTCTGATGAGGGAAGTAGTGACAGGAAATGTATCTCTACTCTTTCTTTACAGGAGTTTGATCTAAATTCTGGTTTGAAGGAAAGTCCGCGTCCTGAAATTGACGGTCGTTCATGCATTGCTTCTATATTAACAAGTTCTAGTGGCTCGGAGAGGTTGGTTACCGACACTTTGATGGATGTAAAAAGCCATagtgaaatgaaaaatatatctAGCAAAGTTGAGTTAGGATCCTCTGAATTTCCAGATTGTAGTGATTGCAACTTAGATGTTGATGTAAGTATAGTAAAGGACGAGCTCCGAAAATCTGAGATGGCAATCGGTACTGAGACGGGAACGCACTGTTTTAAGGATCCGATAGATGACAAACCTCCGACGCTGGTCGTTTCAGGTGGAAATGCTAAGTTGTCAGAGCACGATGATAGCATACCTCGTAGCTCGTTGTTAAAAGGTTGTGACAATGTATCAGTAGTTAGTAGAGATGATGACGAAAACAAATCAGGGTGTGCTCACCCTAGTTCAAAAACTAAGGCCTTTAGGCCGAAGACTTGTATAGGTGATCAAAGAATAAGGAAAAGGTTGGCTTCTAAATATCGGAAAGTTGCTCGAGAATCAAAGCATGAGACACTTTCTAACAATG TTTTGGATAGAAATTTCAACACAGTTCACAATGGTAGGAAGAACAGTTATAGTCACCAAATATCTCAAATGAATATTCCTTTCAAAAAGAGGAAGATTTTTGACTGCAGCTCCACTTCAAATTCTAATGGAAATATCAGAAGTGGCCGCACTTTTTATTCAACTAAGAACGACATCAGTCAAGGCGTTTCTTGTTCATCATCTCGGATGCGCAAAG ATCCTGGAAAGTCTTCCTTGGAAGCATATCATCATCGTTCTGCTTTAAAATCTAGAGATTCTCATG TGAAGCTTAGGATCAAATCATTTAGAGTGCCAGAGCTTTTTATAGAGATTCCAGAAACTGCAACCGTTGCATCCTTGAAG AAAGCAGTGATGGAGGCAGTGACTACTCTACTTCGAGGTGGATTGCGTGTTGGTATGATTCTCCATGGAAAGAAACTTAGAGATGACAGTAAGACTCTCCTTCAGACCGGAATTTCTCATGATAACGAGCTGGATGCTTTAGGATTCACCTTGGAGCCTAATGCTTCTCAAAGCCTGCCACTCACATGTGCTAAAGATTCTCTTAATGTTCCCAATGGAGATACGCCTCTATCTTTAATAGG GCATCCTTCGAGTCCAGctgtagttcttccaattcaaaggaTTCAAGGTTTCTCTGACACCGACCATCAAGTAGCGACTTTAGGTAACATTGTTGAAAGTGATAATGATTCAGCACCTTCTCCTATCAATACGTCAGGTGGAAAAAAACTGTCAGATTCCAAAGAACTTGTTACTATTCCTGAAATGGGATCGGCGGGACTAGATATACTTCCAGTGAACCAGAGTCACCAGAAGCCAAAGCGAACTGAGATCTCACAACGCCGACGAATTCGTAGACCCTTTTCTGTTGCTGAAGTTGAGGCACTGGTTGAAGCAGTCGAGAGACTCGGAACTGGAAG GTGGCGTGATGTTAAACTTCGTGCGTTTGACGATGCAAAGCATAGGACATATGTGGATTTGAAG GATAAATGGAAAACATTGGTACACACAGCAAGAATATCTCCTCAACAGAGAAGAGGTGAGCCTGTCCCCCAAGAGCTTTTGGATAGGGTCCTTACTGCTCATGCATATTGGTCCCAACAACAGCTCAAGCATCACCCTGAAACATGCCTCCTCCTTTAA